The following proteins are encoded in a genomic region of Bernardetia sp. MNP-M8:
- a CDS encoding TlpA disulfide reductase family protein — MKKILSLFSIILFLTSTFIFSSCNSKKENDMKLPSGIWRATLQQQEGAVLPFNFEVNYSENENDTIPTFTLINGEEKILLDNVVKKGNVFTIPMHIFEGEIVAEWNAANQKLVGKWNRRSFTNASSLDFSATPNTKTRFEANQTAKFDLSGKWETYFLSEGDSSAALGVFEKIETADVKGNLKGTFLTTTGDYRYLFGSVSNDSLYLSCFDGSHAFLFVAKAENSTTLKGKFWSGKGQPVDFVATRNPNFTLPKADTLTYLKEGYETITFEFPNLEGTLISLDNPKYDGKVRIVQLLGSWCPNCMDETNFLTELYSTYNPKGLEIIGLAYEQTEDFEDAKKRLERMKKRLNVEYEILFAGRADKQFAAQTLPMLNHVMSFPTTIFIDKTGKVRKIHTGFSGKGTGEYYDNYVESTTNFVEKLLSE, encoded by the coding sequence ATGAAAAAAATATTATCTCTATTTTCTATTATTCTATTTTTAACTTCTACTTTTATTTTCAGTAGTTGTAACTCTAAAAAAGAAAACGATATGAAACTTCCAAGTGGAATTTGGCGAGCTACCTTACAACAACAAGAAGGTGCAGTCCTTCCTTTCAATTTTGAAGTAAACTATTCAGAAAATGAAAACGATACCATTCCAACTTTTACACTTATTAATGGCGAGGAAAAAATCCTCTTAGATAATGTAGTAAAAAAGGGAAATGTATTTACAATTCCGATGCACATTTTTGAAGGCGAAATAGTAGCAGAATGGAATGCAGCCAATCAAAAATTAGTTGGAAAATGGAATCGTAGAAGTTTTACCAATGCTAGTTCATTAGATTTTTCGGCTACTCCAAACACAAAAACTCGTTTTGAAGCCAATCAAACAGCAAAATTTGATTTGAGTGGGAAATGGGAAACTTATTTTTTATCAGAAGGAGATTCTAGTGCAGCTTTAGGCGTGTTTGAAAAGATAGAAACAGCAGATGTAAAAGGAAATTTGAAAGGAACATTTTTGACCACAACAGGCGATTATCGCTATCTTTTTGGAAGCGTTTCGAATGATTCTTTGTATTTATCTTGTTTTGATGGTTCTCATGCATTTTTATTTGTAGCAAAAGCAGAAAATTCAACTACACTAAAAGGAAAATTTTGGTCTGGAAAAGGACAACCTGTAGATTTTGTTGCTACTCGTAACCCTAATTTTACACTTCCAAAAGCTGACACACTTACTTATCTGAAAGAAGGATATGAAACAATTACTTTTGAGTTTCCAAACCTAGAAGGAACACTTATTTCTTTAGACAATCCAAAATACGATGGAAAAGTACGTATTGTACAACTTTTAGGTTCTTGGTGTCCGAATTGTATGGATGAGACCAATTTTTTGACAGAACTATATTCTACTTATAATCCAAAAGGATTAGAAATAATTGGACTTGCTTACGAACAAACAGAAGATTTTGAAGATGCAAAAAAACGTTTGGAAAGAATGAAAAAACGCTTGAATGTAGAGTATGAAATTCTTTTTGCTGGACGTGCAGATAAACAGTTTGCAGCACAAACATTGCCTATGTTAAATCATGTGATGTCTTTTCCAACAACTATCTTCATTGATAAAACAGGAAAAGTAAGAAAAATACATACAGGTTTTTCAGGAAAAGGAACAGGAGAATATTATGACAATTATGTAGAATCAACTACTAATTTTGTGGAGAAACTTTTGAGTGAATAA
- a CDS encoding PA2169 family four-helix-bundle protein, with amino-acid sequence MNTDKTREYLKDIAELCIDGVQGYKDAAEKVDTPYLTSLFTTFAKEREGILNAINQELATLGAPAVTRGRTDGTALGSIHKAWLDFKAALSSDNTESILEECKRGEKYILDEMDDVLKNKTEMPISSVQVLQDARYTIWKRMETIEHAEEAND; translated from the coding sequence ATGAATACCGACAAAACAAGAGAATATCTTAAAGACATTGCAGAATTATGTATCGATGGCGTGCAAGGTTATAAAGACGCAGCCGAAAAAGTTGATACTCCTTATTTAACATCATTATTTACAACATTTGCTAAAGAACGTGAAGGTATTTTGAATGCCATAAATCAAGAATTAGCTACTTTAGGTGCGCCTGCTGTAACACGAGGTAGAACTGACGGAACAGCTTTGGGTTCTATTCACAAAGCGTGGTTAGATTTTAAAGCAGCTTTATCTTCTGACAACACAGAATCAATTTTAGAAGAATGTAAACGTGGTGAAAAATATATCTTGGACGAAATGGATGATGTTTTAAAAAACAAAACTGAAATGCCAATTTCATCGGTTCAAGTATTACAAGATGCTCGTTATACTATTTGGAAACGAATGGAAACTATCGAACATGCAGAAGAAGCAAATGACTAA
- a CDS encoding GDSL-type esterase/lipase family protein: MLLKNSIITGFAFLIILSFISCKSPQTNSQNAEVSNNSDLKTTYLALGDSYTIGESVKIRERYPVQLAEKIEFLSKNNENDKRIYFEEPKIIAKTGWTCEQLLTAIRLGEQKNELKQKYDIVSLLIGVNDQYDKEDSLKYEARFEKLLQKAISLAQKDASKVFVISIPDYGMTDYAKSKKMDEQKIAQEIDYYNKINKQVALKYKVTYFDITPISRKAISDKNLIANDGLHPSAQMYKEWVDLMADEVLKMLKK, translated from the coding sequence ATGCTCCTAAAAAACTCTATTATAACTGGATTTGCTTTCCTCATTATTTTATCATTTATTTCTTGCAAATCACCACAAACAAACTCTCAGAATGCTGAGGTTTCAAATAATTCTGATTTAAAAACCACTTACTTAGCCTTAGGTGATTCTTATACAATAGGAGAAAGTGTAAAAATAAGAGAACGCTATCCTGTTCAACTTGCTGAAAAAATAGAATTTCTATCAAAGAATAATGAAAATGATAAAAGAATTTATTTTGAAGAACCTAAAATTATAGCTAAAACAGGCTGGACATGTGAGCAACTTCTGACAGCTATTCGTTTGGGAGAACAAAAAAATGAACTCAAACAAAAATATGATATAGTTTCTCTTCTAATTGGAGTAAATGACCAATATGACAAAGAAGACAGTCTAAAATATGAAGCACGTTTTGAAAAACTGTTGCAAAAAGCAATTAGTCTAGCTCAAAAAGATGCTTCTAAGGTTTTTGTAATTTCAATTCCTGATTATGGAATGACTGATTATGCAAAAAGCAAAAAAATGGACGAACAAAAGATAGCACAAGAAATTGATTATTATAACAAGATAAATAAACAAGTAGCATTGAAATATAAAGTTACTTATTTTGATATTACTCCTATTTCTAGAAAAGCAATTTCTGATAAAAATCTAATTGCAAATGATGGATTACATCCTTCAGCTCAAATGTATAAAGAATGGGTAGATCTTATGGCAGATGAAGTTTTGAAGATGTTAAAAAAGTAG
- a CDS encoding efflux RND transporter periplasmic adaptor subunit, with protein sequence MNKILLGLMSLCLILLYTSCESHHEKEEEEVTFLVTNPIKMDTSVIKNYVCQIHAIRHIELRALERGYLQNTYVDEGQKINEGQAMFQIMPMLYEAETQKAQAEVDFVEIEYKNTKKLADSSIVSPNELALAKAKLDKAKAELSLTKVHLGFTKISAPFSGIMDRLQVRQGSLLEEGELLTTLSDNSTMWVYFNVPEYEYLEYKANEKKDSLMKVNLLMANNKLFSEVGYVKAIEADFNNETGNIAFRATFPNPNGLLRHGETGNIQMTVPFKNAIIIPQKATFEILEKKYVFVVDKENVVHQREIVVAGELPDLYVVQAGLKEDEKILLEGIRKVRNNDKIAFEYKDPKEVLDTLEVYVE encoded by the coding sequence ATGAACAAGATATTACTTGGACTTATGAGCTTGTGCTTAATTTTGCTTTATACAAGCTGTGAGTCCCACCACGAAAAAGAAGAAGAAGAAGTAACTTTTTTGGTTACAAATCCTATCAAAATGGATACTTCAGTTATCAAAAATTATGTTTGTCAAATCCACGCTATACGACATATTGAGCTTAGAGCTTTAGAAAGAGGCTATCTACAAAATACGTATGTTGATGAGGGACAGAAAATAAATGAAGGACAAGCCATGTTCCAAATTATGCCAATGCTCTATGAAGCTGAAACTCAAAAAGCTCAAGCTGAAGTAGATTTTGTAGAAATTGAATATAAAAACACTAAAAAGTTGGCTGATAGTTCTATCGTTTCTCCCAATGAATTAGCACTTGCAAAAGCAAAACTAGACAAAGCAAAAGCTGAGTTATCGCTTACCAAAGTGCACTTGGGCTTTACAAAAATTAGTGCGCCTTTTAGTGGTATCATGGACAGGCTGCAAGTAAGACAAGGAAGTCTTTTAGAGGAAGGCGAATTACTGACTACACTTTCAGACAATAGCACTATGTGGGTATATTTTAATGTTCCTGAATACGAATATTTAGAATACAAAGCCAATGAGAAAAAGGATAGTTTGATGAAAGTAAATCTATTAATGGCAAACAATAAGCTATTTAGTGAAGTAGGTTATGTAAAGGCAATAGAAGCTGATTTTAATAATGAAACTGGAAATATTGCTTTTAGAGCTACTTTTCCAAATCCAAATGGTCTTTTAAGACATGGAGAAACAGGAAATATTCAAATGACTGTTCCTTTCAAAAATGCTATTATTATTCCACAAAAAGCAACATTTGAGATTTTAGAGAAAAAATATGTTTTTGTGGTAGATAAAGAAAATGTAGTTCATCAAAGAGAAATTGTAGTGGCTGGAGAACTTCCAGATTTATATGTCGTTCAGGCAGGTTTGAAAGAAGACGAAAAAATCCTACTTGAAGGAATTCGAAAAGTGAGGAATAATGATAAGATAGCATTTGAATACAAAGACCCTAAAGAAGTGCTAGACACTTTAGAGGTCTATGTAGAGTAA
- a CDS encoding efflux RND transporter permease subunit, giving the protein MFEQFLKRPVLAIVLSLVIIFLGVMSIYTLPTSQFPSIAPPMVMVSASYPGASAKTLTESVIIPLEQAINGAWGMRYMKSDATSAGEANIQIVFEPGSDPNQALVQISNRVEQVRNRLPELVQREGVIITPMMPSMLMYVNLYSTDKNANMKFLFNFAGVNMLPELQRINGIGQARILGSRQYAMRIWLNPERMRAYKISPDEVMKALEEQSVIGKAGRIGRGDGQRAEALEYVLAYSDRLNDEKEYGDVIIKANSEGEILRLKDIATVALGSEYYDIYSNINGYPSAAIVLKQTYGSNASAVIEDVKIQLEELKKTFPPGMEYEISYDVSSFLDASTENVVHTLRDAFILVALVVFIFLGDWRSTLIPTLAVPISLIGAFIFMQLFGLTINMITLFALVLAIGIVVDDAIVVVEAVHAKMEEENCSPYVAVQKVLKEISGAVIAITLLMTAVFVPIAFMTGPVGVFYRQFSITMASSIVLSGLVALTLTPVLCAMILKNNHGKKRKRTWLNRGLDGFNRGFEKLTNVYVGLLKRIAHRRLVTAILWIAFAGGIYGIATNLPSGFIPSEDQGMVYAIIQTPPGSTLERTNDIARQLQELMKEVDAIQSVSTIAGYEVLTEGRGSNAATCLINLKPWSERHHTVTEVIHELEELSTAIPGATIEFFDPPAVPGYGAAGGFALQLLDKANTGDYELLEKVTNDFMERLEKRKELSGVFTFYSANYPQYEIEIDNQLAMQKGVSIGNAMNTLSVFVGSTYEQGFIKYQRFFKVFVQASPEFRKLPEDVLNLWVKNDVGEMVPMSAFMKIHKTQGANEINRYNMYTSSGFSGVPAKGYSSGEAIDAIREEAKSLPNGFDIDWAALSYDEARRGNEAIYVFIVVLVFVYFVLAAQYESFIIPLAVIFSLPAGVFGSFLLVKSMGLANDIYAQVGLVMLVGLLGKNAVLIVEFAVQKQQQGFTVLEAAIEGAKVRFRPILMTSFAFIAGLIPLILAHGAGAIGNKTIGASALGGMLFGTVFGVIIVPGLYYIFGTIAEGKHLIKGEDETPLTEDKHAMDNPHVL; this is encoded by the coding sequence ATGTTCGAACAATTCTTAAAACGACCTGTACTAGCTATAGTATTGTCGTTAGTAATTATATTCTTGGGTGTAATGTCCATTTATACCCTCCCAACTTCTCAATTTCCATCTATTGCACCTCCAATGGTAATGGTTTCGGCTTCTTACCCTGGGGCAAGTGCCAAAACGCTAACCGAATCAGTTATCATTCCTTTAGAACAAGCCATTAATGGTGCTTGGGGAATGCGTTATATGAAATCTGATGCAACTAGCGCAGGGGAAGCAAATATTCAAATCGTTTTCGAACCAGGAAGCGATCCCAATCAAGCCTTAGTTCAAATTTCTAACCGTGTAGAGCAAGTCAGAAACCGACTTCCTGAGCTTGTTCAGCGTGAAGGTGTAATTATTACACCAATGATGCCGAGTATGTTGATGTACGTAAACCTTTACAGTACAGACAAAAATGCAAACATGAAATTCCTTTTCAACTTTGCAGGTGTAAATATGTTGCCTGAATTGCAACGTATTAACGGTATTGGTCAAGCAAGGATATTAGGTAGCCGTCAGTATGCAATGCGTATTTGGTTAAATCCTGAACGCATGAGAGCCTATAAAATTTCGCCAGATGAAGTAATGAAAGCTCTTGAAGAACAAAGTGTTATTGGTAAAGCTGGTCGTATTGGTCGTGGAGATGGTCAGCGTGCAGAAGCTCTTGAATATGTTTTGGCTTATTCAGATAGGCTCAATGATGAAAAAGAATATGGCGATGTGATAATAAAAGCCAATTCTGAGGGCGAAATTTTGCGATTAAAAGATATTGCTACAGTAGCCTTAGGAAGTGAATATTACGATATTTATTCTAATATTAATGGTTATCCTTCGGCTGCAATTGTGTTGAAGCAAACATACGGAAGTAACGCAAGTGCAGTTATTGAAGACGTGAAAATTCAATTAGAAGAACTCAAAAAAACATTTCCACCTGGAATGGAATACGAAATTAGTTATGACGTTTCTAGTTTCTTAGATGCTTCTACTGAAAACGTAGTTCATACGCTTAGAGATGCTTTTATTTTGGTGGCATTGGTAGTATTTATATTTTTGGGCGACTGGCGTTCGACGCTTATTCCTACTTTAGCTGTGCCTATTTCACTTATTGGTGCATTTATTTTTATGCAACTTTTTGGTCTGACCATCAACATGATTACCCTATTTGCACTTGTTTTGGCTATTGGTATTGTTGTCGATGATGCCATTGTCGTGGTGGAAGCCGTTCATGCCAAAATGGAAGAGGAAAATTGTTCCCCTTACGTAGCTGTACAAAAAGTGTTGAAAGAAATTAGTGGTGCAGTTATCGCCATTACGCTACTTATGACGGCTGTATTTGTTCCTATTGCATTCATGACGGGTCCTGTGGGAGTATTTTATAGACAGTTTTCTATTACTATGGCAAGTTCAATTGTACTTTCTGGACTTGTAGCCCTTACACTTACACCAGTTTTGTGTGCTATGATTTTGAAAAATAATCATGGTAAAAAACGCAAGAGAACATGGCTAAATAGAGGTTTGGATGGCTTTAACAGAGGTTTTGAAAAATTGACTAATGTATATGTAGGTCTATTGAAAAGAATTGCTCATAGAAGATTAGTTACGGCTATTTTGTGGATTGCTTTTGCTGGTGGTATTTACGGAATTGCAACAAACTTACCTTCTGGATTTATTCCTAGTGAAGACCAAGGAATGGTTTATGCCATTATCCAAACACCTCCAGGTTCTACTTTGGAGCGTACTAATGATATTGCACGTCAGTTACAAGAACTCATGAAAGAAGTAGATGCAATTCAATCTGTTTCTACAATTGCAGGGTATGAAGTTTTGACAGAAGGACGTGGCTCAAATGCTGCAACTTGTCTAATTAACTTAAAACCGTGGTCGGAAAGACACCATACTGTTACTGAAGTTATTCACGAATTAGAAGAACTATCGACAGCCATACCAGGGGCAACAATTGAATTTTTTGACCCTCCAGCCGTTCCAGGGTATGGTGCAGCAGGTGGTTTTGCACTTCAACTTTTGGATAAAGCAAATACAGGAGATTATGAATTACTTGAAAAAGTAACAAATGATTTTATGGAAAGACTAGAAAAACGCAAAGAACTATCAGGTGTGTTTACATTTTACAGTGCCAATTATCCACAATACGAAATCGAAATTGATAATCAATTAGCTATGCAAAAAGGCGTTTCTATTGGAAATGCTATGAATACACTTTCTGTTTTTGTAGGTAGTACGTATGAACAAGGTTTTATCAAATACCAACGTTTCTTTAAAGTATTTGTACAGGCTTCGCCAGAATTTAGAAAACTACCAGAAGATGTTTTGAATTTGTGGGTAAAAAATGATGTAGGTGAAATGGTTCCGATGTCTGCTTTTATGAAAATTCATAAAACACAGGGAGCAAACGAAATCAACCGTTATAATATGTACACTTCATCAGGTTTTAGTGGTGTGCCAGCAAAAGGCTATAGTAGTGGAGAGGCTATTGATGCCATACGAGAAGAAGCCAAATCATTACCAAATGGTTTTGATATTGACTGGGCAGCTCTTTCTTATGATGAAGCAAGACGTGGAAACGAAGCTATTTATGTTTTTATCGTTGTTTTAGTCTTTGTTTATTTTGTTTTGGCAGCACAATATGAGAGTTTCATTATTCCATTAGCTGTTATTTTCTCACTTCCTGCTGGAGTCTTTGGGTCGTTTTTACTTGTCAAATCAATGGGACTAGCCAATGATATTTATGCACAAGTAGGATTAGTTATGCTAGTCGGACTCTTGGGTAAAAATGCCGTTTTGATTGTGGAATTTGCTGTACAAAAGCAACAGCAAGGGTTTACTGTATTGGAAGCTGCCATTGAAGGAGCAAAAGTACGTTTCAGACCTATTTTGATGACTTCTTTTGCCTTTATTGCAGGTCTTATTCCTCTTATTTTAGCTCATGGTGCTGGTGCAATTGGTAACAAAACCATTGGTGCTTCTGCACTTGGGGGTATGCTTTTCGGTACTGTCTTCGGAGTAATTATCGTTCCAGGATTATATTATATTTTTGGAACAATAGCAGAAGGCAAACACCTTATTAAAGGAGAAGATGAAACGCCTTTGACAGAAGATAAACATGCCATGGATAATCCTCATGTTTTATAA
- a CDS encoding TolC family protein, translating into MFKIKKYKLYNYLVFLFISSFVTACSVPTLVNKNANPQTPTNYTNQTDSTNSAKMNWKQYFNDENLVALIDTALKNNQELNITLQEIQIANNEVRIRKGEYLPFVDIATGAGVEKPSRYTSKGASDAMSEIEDGRKTPDPLQDYMIGAYASWEVDIWKKLRNAKKSAYLNYLSSIEGRNFLVTNIIAEIANSYYELLALDNQLDIINKNIEIQTNALRIVRLQKQAGKVTELAVKRFEAQLLNTKSLQFDILQDITVTENKINFLLGRYPQPIERNSTDFMASVPNTISAGIPSQLLGNRPDIKQAELKLAATKLDIAVAKANFYPSLRLTAGLGLRAFNPTFLVKAPESILYSLAGDLAAPLINRNAIKANYLTANSKQIQAIYDYERTILNGYLEVTNQLSYIDNLQQKYDLETQQVEALNQATTISNDLFQATRADYMEVLLTQRDVLEAKVELINTKMQQMNAIVNVYRALGGGWN; encoded by the coding sequence ATGTTCAAAATAAAAAAATACAAACTCTATAATTATTTGGTCTTTCTATTTATTTCTTCGTTTGTTACGGCTTGTTCTGTTCCTACGTTGGTAAATAAAAATGCAAATCCACAAACGCCTACTAATTATACAAATCAAACTGACTCTACTAATTCGGCTAAAATGAATTGGAAGCAGTATTTTAATGATGAAAATTTAGTTGCTCTAATTGATACAGCACTCAAAAATAATCAAGAATTAAATATTACACTTCAAGAAATTCAGATTGCAAATAATGAAGTAAGAATTAGAAAAGGAGAATATCTACCTTTTGTAGATATTGCTACAGGTGCAGGAGTTGAAAAACCTAGTCGTTATACCAGTAAAGGAGCAAGCGATGCGATGAGTGAAATTGAAGATGGCAGAAAGACACCTGACCCTTTACAGGATTATATGATAGGAGCATATGCAAGTTGGGAAGTCGATATTTGGAAGAAACTTAGAAATGCTAAAAAATCAGCTTATCTCAATTATTTATCTTCTATTGAAGGTAGAAATTTCTTAGTAACTAATATTATTGCAGAAATTGCTAATTCGTATTACGAACTTTTAGCCTTGGATAATCAGTTAGATATCATCAATAAAAATATTGAAATTCAAACGAACGCATTACGAATTGTTCGCCTTCAAAAACAAGCTGGTAAGGTTACCGAGCTGGCAGTCAAGCGTTTTGAAGCTCAGCTTTTAAATACAAAAAGTTTGCAGTTTGATATTCTTCAAGATATTACGGTTACAGAAAATAAAATTAATTTTTTATTAGGTCGTTATCCTCAACCGATTGAAAGAAATTCTACTGATTTTATGGCTTCTGTTCCAAATACAATTTCGGCAGGAATTCCTTCGCAGCTTTTGGGCAATCGTCCAGATATTAAACAGGCAGAGTTGAAATTGGCAGCTACAAAACTAGATATTGCTGTAGCAAAAGCTAATTTTTATCCTTCTTTGCGTCTTACGGCTGGTTTGGGACTGCGTGCTTTCAATCCTACGTTCTTAGTAAAAGCTCCTGAATCTATTTTATATTCATTGGCTGGAGATTTGGCTGCGCCTCTTATCAATAGAAATGCTATTAAAGCAAATTATTTGACTGCCAATTCAAAGCAAATTCAAGCTATTTATGATTATGAAAGAACGATTTTGAACGGTTATTTAGAAGTTACAAATCAGTTATCTTATATCGATAATTTACAACAAAAATATGATTTGGAAACTCAACAAGTAGAAGCTCTTAATCAGGCAACTACAATTTCAAATGATCTTTTTCAAGCTACAAGAGCCGATTATATGGAAGTTTTACTGACTCAACGTGATGTTTTGGAAGCAAAAGTAGAACTTATAAATACTAAAATGCAACAGATGAATGCCATTGTAAATGTATATCGTGCCTTAGGTGGTGGTTGGAACTAG
- the recQ gene encoding DNA helicase RecQ — MVEQKINLKKTLKEVFGYNQFRGNQETIIQNLLDGKNTFVIMPTGAGKSLCYQLPAIVREGTAIVISPLIALMKNQVDQLNAVGINASFLNSTLSKSESNKVKKSVLAGNTKLLYVAPESLTKPENLDFLSKANLSFIAIDEAHCISEWGHDFRPEYRRIRFIVDSLGNLPIIALTATATPKVQQDIQKNLHMEDANVFKTSFNRQNLYYEVRPKKNVKKQLIKYLKGKKGQSGIIYCLSRKKVEEIHEFLKVNDIKSRPYHAGLDSSIRMQNQDAFLNEEVDIIVATIAFGMGIDKPDVRCVIHYDAPKSLEGYYQETGRAGRDGLNADCIMFYSPEDIHKLEKFNKDKPVTERDNARHLLQEMMDYATSGVCRRRQLLHYFGENVDKDGGFNDNTDKPKPKFEANEHTEWVLKAVKETEERFTISHIADVLIGKETDYVKSYSHNKVSVFGNGKDQTVQYWRSVIRQVLLFNYLNKDFDNHGVVKLNDKGRKFLENPKAHKVMLTEDHDFSKITAEDEEKDIGGTTVDRGHDPVLFDLLKKLRKKLAKEKGFPPYVIFQDPSLEEMATVYPTTNDELAQINGVGMAKVDKFGKVFLDAINKYVEDNDIETDAEVLVKQTANKSKVKIFIIQQIDRMIDLEEIADAKGIKVSDLISEIEHICYSGTKLNLDYYIDKIMDYDRQDEIYDYFMNAETDSIQDALDEFEEDEYGEDELRLMRIKFLSEYAM, encoded by the coding sequence ATGGTAGAGCAAAAAATAAATCTCAAAAAAACACTAAAAGAAGTTTTTGGATATAATCAATTTAGAGGAAATCAAGAAACAATTATTCAAAACCTTCTTGATGGCAAAAATACATTTGTAATTATGCCCACAGGAGCAGGAAAATCACTTTGTTACCAACTTCCTGCTATTGTAAGGGAGGGAACAGCAATCGTAATTTCGCCTTTGATAGCTCTCATGAAAAATCAAGTTGATCAGCTCAATGCTGTCGGAATTAATGCTTCTTTTCTCAACTCCACGCTCTCAAAATCAGAAAGTAATAAAGTCAAAAAATCAGTACTGGCAGGAAATACAAAACTGCTTTATGTTGCTCCAGAATCTCTTACCAAACCAGAAAATTTAGATTTTTTATCTAAAGCAAATCTTTCTTTTATTGCTATTGATGAAGCTCACTGTATTTCGGAATGGGGACACGATTTCCGTCCAGAATATCGTCGTATCCGTTTCATTGTAGATTCACTTGGAAATCTGCCTATTATTGCGCTTACAGCAACAGCAACACCAAAGGTACAACAAGACATTCAAAAGAATCTTCACATGGAAGATGCAAATGTCTTCAAAACTTCATTTAATCGTCAGAATTTATATTATGAAGTTCGTCCAAAGAAAAATGTAAAAAAACAGTTAATAAAATATTTAAAAGGAAAAAAAGGACAATCAGGTATTATTTATTGTTTGAGTAGAAAAAAGGTAGAAGAAATTCACGAATTTTTGAAAGTCAATGATATAAAATCACGTCCTTACCATGCAGGGTTGGATTCTAGTATCCGAATGCAAAATCAAGATGCTTTCCTAAATGAAGAAGTAGATATAATTGTTGCTACTATTGCCTTCGGAATGGGAATTGACAAGCCAGATGTTCGTTGTGTAATTCATTATGATGCACCAAAGTCTTTAGAAGGTTATTATCAAGAGACAGGAAGAGCAGGAAGAGATGGATTGAATGCGGACTGTATTATGTTTTATAGTCCAGAAGATATTCATAAATTAGAAAAATTCAATAAAGACAAACCAGTTACAGAACGAGACAATGCACGTCACTTGTTACAAGAAATGATGGATTATGCTACTTCTGGAGTTTGTAGAAGAAGACAATTACTTCATTATTTTGGAGAAAATGTAGATAAAGATGGAGGTTTTAATGACAATACAGACAAACCAAAACCAAAATTTGAAGCTAATGAACACACAGAGTGGGTTTTGAAAGCTGTCAAGGAAACAGAAGAACGTTTTACGATTAGTCATATCGCTGATGTATTGATAGGAAAAGAAACTGACTATGTCAAAAGTTATAGTCATAATAAAGTAAGTGTTTTTGGTAATGGAAAAGATCAAACTGTTCAATATTGGCGTTCTGTAATTCGTCAAGTTTTATTATTTAATTATCTCAACAAAGATTTTGACAATCATGGTGTTGTAAAATTAAATGATAAAGGAAGAAAATTTTTGGAAAATCCAAAGGCGCATAAAGTAATGCTGACAGAAGATCACGACTTTAGTAAAATCACAGCAGAAGACGAAGAAAAAGATATTGGAGGAACAACAGTAGACAGAGGACATGACCCTGTTTTATTTGATTTACTTAAAAAATTACGTAAAAAATTAGCAAAAGAAAAAGGGTTTCCTCCTTATGTAATCTTTCAAGATCCTTCTTTGGAAGAAATGGCAACTGTTTATCCTACCACCAATGACGAACTAGCACAAATAAATGGTGTTGGAATGGCAAAGGTAGATAAGTTTGGTAAAGTATTTTTAGATGCCATCAACAAATATGTAGAAGATAATGATATTGAAACTGATGCAGAAGTATTAGTAAAACAAACGGCTAATAAATCAAAAGTCAAAATTTTTATCATTCAACAGATTGATAGAATGATTGACTTAGAAGAAATTGCTGATGCAAAAGGAATAAAAGTAAGTGATTTGATTTCTGAAATAGAACATATTTGTTATTCAGGAACAAAACTTAATCTTGACTATTATATTGATAAAATAATGGATTATGATCGTCAGGATGAAATCTATGATTATTTTATGAATGCTGAAACAGATAGTATTCAAGATGCTTTAGATGAATTTGAAGAAGATGAATATGGAGAAGATGAATTACGACTGATGCGTATTAAGTTTTTATCAGAATATGCGATGTAA